In Sciurus carolinensis chromosome 17, mSciCar1.2, whole genome shotgun sequence, one genomic interval encodes:
- the LOC124968948 gene encoding acrosin-like, translating into MCKEKHRRPHDRTRAVPQLGLTSAGPLTPAPPRAPRVQLTCPDASPLPPPPPPPPPPAATAPPRAPPVRATGGVHTVFRLAALWLITAGDGRNWRA; encoded by the exons ATGTGCAAGGAGAAGCATCGCAG GCCCCATGACAGGACCCGTGCAGTGCCTCAGCTCGGTCTGACAAGCGCGGGGCCCCTGACGCCTGCGCCGCCCCGCGCCCCCCGCGTCCAGCTCACCTGCCCGGACGCgtcgccgctgccgccgccgccgccaccgccgccaccTCCAGCCGCCACAGCCCCGCCTCGCGCACCCCCAGTGCGCGCCACGGGAGGGGTCCACACTGTGTTTCGATTGGCTGCTCTATGGCTAATCACCGCTGGAGACGGTAGGAATTGGCGGGCATGA
- the Slc25a42 gene encoding mitochondrial coenzyme A transporter SLC25A42 yields MGNGVKEGSVRLREDAEAVLPSPVSSKRDHRQVLSSLLSGALAGALAKTAVAPLDRTKIIFQVSSKRFSAKEAFRLLYFTYLNEGFLSLWRGNSATMVRVVPYAAIQFSAHEEYKRILGRYYGFRGEALPPWPRLLAGALAGTTAASLTYPLDLVRARMAVTPKEMYSNIFHVFIRISREEGLKTLYHGFTPTVLGVIPYAGLSFFTYETLKSLHREYSGRRQPYPFERMVFGACAGLIGQSASYPLDVVRRRMQTAGVTGHQHGSIMSTLRTIVREEGAVRGLYKGLSMNWLKGPIAVGISFTTFDLMQILLRRLQS; encoded by the exons ATGGGTAATGGTGTGAAAGAAGGCTCGGTGCGCCTGCGTGAGGATGCCGAAGCCGTCCTGCCCTCGCCTGTCTCTTCAAAG AGAGACCACAGGCAAGTGCTCAGCTCCCTGCTCTCCGGCGCCCTGGCTGGTGCTCTCGCCAAGACTGCAGTAGCTCCCCTGGACCGAACCAAAATCATCTTCCAAG tgtCTTCAAAAAGATTCTCTGCCAAG GAGGCCTTCCGTCTCCTCTACTTCACCTACCTCAACGAGGGCTTCCTCAGCCTGTGGCGCGGGAACTCGGCCACCATGGTACGCGTGGTGCCCTACGCCGCCATCCAGTTCAGCGCGCACGAGGAGTACAAGCGCATCCTGGGCCGCTACTACGGCTTCCGCGGAGA ggctCTGCCCCCTTGGCCTCGCCTCCTGGCTGGTGCTCTGGCTGGAACTACCGCTGCTTCCCTCACCTACCCCCTGGACCTGGTCAGAGCAAGGATGGCCGTGACTCCCAAGGAAAT GTACAGCAACATCTTTCACGTCTTCATCCGCATCTCCCGAGAAGAGGGGCTGAAGACCCTATACCACGGATTCACACCTACTGTGCTGGGGGTCATTCCCTACGCCGGGCTGAGTTTCTTCACCTATGAGACTCTCAAGAGCCTGCACAGAG AGTACAGCGGCCGCCGGCAGCCCTACCCCTTCGAGCGCATGGTCTTCGGGGCCTGCGCGGGTCTCATCGGGCAGTCGGCCTCGTACCCGCTGGACGTGGTGCGACGCCGCATGCAGACTGCAGGTGTCACCGGACACCAGCACGGCTCTATCATGAGCACGCTGCGCACCATCGTGCGGGAGGAGGGCGCCGTGCGTGGCCTCTACAAGGGCCTGAGCATGAACTGGCTCAAGGGCCCCATCGCGGTGGGCATCAGCTTCACCACCTTCGACCTCATGCAGATCCTGCTGCGGCGCCTGCAGAGCTAG